The genomic region ACATGGACGTCAATCGTCGCGAGTTGCTGACGCAGTTGGAAAAGCTGGAGTTGCCGGTACAAACCGTGCCGTCGTTTAGCGAAGTGATTGCCGGCCAGGCGCGCATTAATGACATTCGTGATCTGGAAATTGAAGACCTGCTGGGGCGCGACCCGGTGCGGCCAGACAACGCCCAGGTGGCTTCGTCGCTGTTTGATCGTTCGGTGATGGTAACCGGCGCCGGTGGCTCGATTGGTTCTGAGTTGTGCCGGCAGATTATTCGCCACCAGCCCAAGTGCCTGGTGCTGTTTGAGCAGTCTGAGTTTGCGTTGTACGCCATTGAGCGCGAGCTTCAGCAGATCAATCTCGTGGAAGGTCTGAACGTGTGTGTTCACCCATTGTTGGGCAGTGTGGTGCACCGCCGCCGTTGTGAAGCGGTAATGCGTTCGTTTGGGGTGCAAACGGTGTATCACGCGGCGGCTTACAAGCACGTGCCGCTGGTAGAGCACAATGTGATTGAAGGTGTGCAGAACAATGTGTTTGGCACATTGCACGCGGCCGAGGCGGCGGTTGCAGCGGGCGTTGAGTTGTTTGTGTTGATTTCTACCGATAAAGCGGTACGTTCCACCAACGTGATGGGCGCCAGTAAGCGTATGGCGGAGTTGGTGTTGCAGGGGCTGGCGCAGCGCCAGAGTGCGACGGCTTTCTCGATGGTGCGTTTTGGCAATGTGCTGGGCTCATCCGGTTCGGTGGTGCCCTTGTTCCGGGATCAGATTAGTAGCGGTGGCCCGGTGACGGTCACCCATCCGGACATTATTCGCTATTTCATGACCATTCCCGAAGCCAGCCAGCTGGTGCTGCAGGCCGGCAGTATGGGGCAGGGTGGCGAGGTGTTTGTGCTGGACATGGGCGAGCCGGTAAAAATTGCCGATTTGGCTCGCAAGATGATGCATTTGATGGGCCGCCGCGAAAGAACCGCCGAGCAGCCAGATGGCGAGATAGAGTTGGTGTTCAGTGGCCTGCGACCTGGTGAGAAATTATTTGAAGAGCTTTTGATTGGTGACGATCCACAAGGCACGGCACACCCGCGCATTATGATGGCCCGTGAAGTGTGTATGACCTGGCCTGAGGTGGCGGATACCATCAGGCAACTGCAATACGCCAGCCACGCCTTTGATTGTGAGGGTGTGGTTTCTATCCTGAAAACCGCTCCTACGGGTTTTGCGCCTAATGGCGGTGTTGAAGACCTGGTGTGGAATTTGAATCCGCGGCCGTTGGTGGCCGATAAAGCCGGTAAAGCCGGGACAGTCGATAAAGCCGGGACAGATTTGAAATCTGTCCCGAGGGCGGGAAAAGAGAAGCTGGGACAGATTTGAAATCTGTCCCGAGGAGGAAACTGAAGTAAAGCGGGGACAGATTTATAAATCTGTCCCCAGGGAGTAAAGCCAGCACCAAAGTGGGGACAGACTTTAAGTCTGTCCCCAGCCGGCTCTTGAAACCGGCAACAAGGAATTGTTCAGCCACCCGGAGTTTGTTCAGCAGTTGACGAAGGGTTTGCCCCGTTCGATGCGCTTGACACCGTTGAGTGGGGTCTTTGGCGTCGAGAATGCGGGCCACAGCTGGGAGGCTTTGCAGCAGGCAGTGGATCGGGTTGTGGCGATCATACAGTCGGACCCAAATAAGGATCGTGCCGACAGAATCATTACCCGCTGGCTCAAGCGCCATTTGCAGCGACTCGGGGCTGAAGTACACCTAGATCAGCTCAACAGTTTGGTGGAGGACAGAGATATGTTGGCAGAGAATCTGGAGAACTTGGTTAAGAAAGAACGGCTTGAAGGCATGCTGGCAGGGCGTCAAGAAGGTCGTCAAGAAGGTCGCCAAGAAGGTGAGCACATGAAGGCTGAACAAATCGCCCATAACCTGATCAACCGCACCGAAATGGATGATCAGATGATTGCAGAGATTGCTGGTTTGACGGTTGATGAAGTTAGTCGGTTAAGGTCAGAGGTCAAGCACTGACCGAAATTCAATGTGAATTACAAACATGACAAGGGCAGCCTATTGGCTGCCCTTGTTGTATCTATATGAATGGAACGGCTCTCAGGCTGCCACAAGGGGCGTTCCAGGATCCAGTGTGACACTTAGCTGGTAGTATTTATCAAGCGAGCCAGCGGCACGACGTAAGAATACATGGACAGGCACTCACTCCGTTTGTTGCCTTATAAAGCCCGATGACATTCTGGAAGCCCGGCGCACCGAGGACGCCGGCAGCACCCTGTGGCAGGTGTTTGGCCGCACCCAGGAAAACCTGTTCAAAGGCGGCTTACGCGGGCGCTCCACCAGCGGACGCGCCACCCGTACCCGCGCCATCAACAGCGTGACCGAAGATGTGCGCCTGAACCGTGCGCTGTGGAAGCTCACGGAACGCTTTGCCGAGTTAAAAGGCGCGGACCTGGTGACGTAACGCCAGGCTTGTTCACCGACGGACACCACCACTTTATTTGGAGACACACCATGAATGCACTGTTGAAGCCGCCTATTGCCGAACAAAATC from Marinobacter sp. LV10R510-11A harbors:
- a CDS encoding nucleoside-diphosphate sugar epimerase/dehydratase — protein: MFNSFLRLSRFKKRVISLFVDFFALSFALWASFALRLDVALWEPNRAQLLISLLTVVFTLGVFVRLGLYRAVIRYMSDRAFITIITGVAASTLLLVLLSYGLNVFVPRSVPVIYAALALIFVGGSRMSMRMLVQYSSGRDKERVAIIGAGKTGVQLAKALQQGDEYHPVMFISLIPANHKTLIVGLPAFALSHLEEAVHSHRVERLLLAVDADMDVNRRELLTQLEKLELPVQTVPSFSEVIAGQARINDIRDLEIEDLLGRDPVRPDNAQVASSLFDRSVMVTGAGGSIGSELCRQIIRHQPKCLVLFEQSEFALYAIERELQQINLVEGLNVCVHPLLGSVVHRRRCEAVMRSFGVQTVYHAAAYKHVPLVEHNVIEGVQNNVFGTLHAAEAAVAAGVELFVLISTDKAVRSTNVMGASKRMAELVLQGLAQRQSATAFSMVRFGNVLGSSGSVVPLFRDQISSGGPVTVTHPDIIRYFMTIPEASQLVLQAGSMGQGGEVFVLDMGEPVKIADLARKMMHLMGRRERTAEQPDGEIELVFSGLRPGEKLFEELLIGDDPQGTAHPRIMMAREVCMTWPEVADTIRQLQYASHAFDCEGVVSILKTAPTGFAPNGGVEDLVWNLNPRPLVADKAGKAGTVDKAGTDLKSVPRAGKEKLGQI